One segment of Acropora muricata isolate sample 2 chromosome 8, ASM3666990v1, whole genome shotgun sequence DNA contains the following:
- the LOC136926812 gene encoding cysteine and histidine-rich domain-containing protein 1-like — MSSDLLLRCYNKGCGKKYKEEDNGEDHCLHHPGLPVFHDALKGWSCCKKRVTDFTDFLNIKGCTASRHSNVKPPEPEKPKTDEKPLGLDEVIKVEPPKRKPIKTQPVERPSDDLPKTQLKKTVTESLKKALLKQKEEAENKPDVTSNGGETENGIKPGTMCKNSGCQTSYVSETTNDEKCWYHYGAPVFHEGYKFWTCCQKRTTDFDEFLKQEGCTSGSHRWELTDEEKEKKVVCRYDWYAMGNFIVISVFAKLSDPGQTFVEANQTSLHAHVVFGGSNVFVLQLTLHGLIIPESSRVMLSPTKVEIKLRKEDIGSWPSLELKLPKDDKTKQDK; from the exons ATGTCATCGGATCTGTTGCTAAGATGCTACAACAAGGGCTGTGGAAAAAAGTACAAAGAGGAGGACAACGGAGAAG ATCACTGCCTGCATCACCCGGGTTTGCCGGTCTTTCACGATGCCTTAAAG GGTTGGTCTTGTTGCAAGAAAAGGGTCACAGATTTCACTGATTTTCTTAACATTAAG GGCTGTACTGCATCACGACATAGCAATGTGAAGCCTCCTGAGCCGGAAAAACCAAAGACAGATGAAAAACCTCTTGGCCTTGATGAA GTGATTAAAGTTGAACCACCAAAGAGGAAACCAATTAAGACACAACCTGTTGAGAGACCAAG TGACGACCTTCCAAAGACGCAGCTGAAGAAAACAGTGACAGAGTCTTTGAAGAAGGCTTTGCTCAAGCAAAAAGAGGAAGCCGAGAACAAACCTGACGTGACAAGTAATG GAGGTGAAACTGAAAATGGCATTAAACCAGGAACAATGTGCAAGAATAGTGGCTGCCAGACA TCCTATGTAAGTGAAACAACAAACGATGAAAAGTGTTGGTATCACTATGGAGCTCCCGTGTTTCATGAAGG GTATAAATTCTGGACTTGTTGTCAGAAGAGGACAACAGATTTTGACGAGTTCTTAAAACAGGAAGGTTGCACTTCAGGATCTCACAGATGGGAATTGACTGATGAG gagaaagaaaagaaagtggTTTGCAG ATATGACTGGTATGCCATGGGAAACTTTATTGTTATCTCAGTTTTTGCAAAACTGAGTGATCCTGGACAAACATTTGTAGAAGCAAATCAAACTTCA ttaCATGCTCATGTGGTATTTGGAGGTTCAAATGTCTTTGTGCTCCAACTCACTTTGCATGGG ctaATCATCCCGGAAAGCAGTCGTGTTATGCTTTCTCCAACCAAGGTGGAAATTAAATTACGCAAAGAAGACATAGGAAGCTGGCCTTCACTTGAACTAAAATTACCAAAGGACGATAAAACCAAACAAGATAAATAA
- the LOC136926813 gene encoding protein MIX23-like, which translates to MAAGGKELSQMSCEDFGQFKEALKILRLIDDKIIYELNKSVPTASFSGEINAGQKCRELYTELLAGYQTREQAIKRCINAVNENTQQLRERRDKNPDDYYAMRDLRKEQTKLRLMQSELSVEEVLQQRTLKVFNERCWKSFKPPQ; encoded by the exons atggcggccggTGGAAAAGAACTTAGTCAGATGTCTTGCGAAGACTTTGGACAATTCAAG GAAGCTTTAAAGATTTTAAGGCTCATTGATGACAAGATCATTTATGAATTGAACAAAAGTGTTCCAACAGCATCTTTTTCTGGAGAAATTAATGCAGGGCAGAAATGCCGTGAACTTTATACTGAG CTTCTAGCTGGCTATCAAACAAGAGAACAGGCAATTAAAAGGTGCATTAATGCAGTTAATGAAAATACCCAACAGCTTCGGGAAAGACGAGATAAAAATCCTGATGATTATTATGCAATGAGAGACCTTAGAAAGGAACAAACAAAG CTTAGGTTAATGCAATCAGAACTTAGTGTTGAAGAAGTTTTACAACAACGAACACTCAAG GTTTTTAATGAACGATGCTGGAAATCCTTCAAACCACCTCAATga
- the LOC136926814 gene encoding cystatin-B-like has product MAMCGGTGPLKQADKEVQQICDQVKEEAEKKAGSKFPQFVAVSYKTQVVAGTNYFIKVNVGDGNFIHLRVYKKLPHAGSTLELSALKTGMKEDSALEYFQ; this is encoded by the exons ATGGCGATGTGCGGTGGAACTGGCCCACTAAAACAGGCTGATAAGGAGGTGCAACAAATATGCGACCAG GTTAAGGAAGAAGCAGAGAAGAAGGCAGGGTCAAAATTCCCCCAGTTTGTGGCCGTATCGTACAAGACACAGGTGGTGGCTGGAACAAATTACTTTATTAAG GTCAATGTTGGTGATGGGAACTTTATCCACTTACGAGTTTATAAAAAGTTGCCACATGCTGGATCAACCCTTGAACTATCAGCATTGAAGACTGGAATGAAGGAAGACAGTGCCTTGGAATATTTTCAATGA
- the LOC136926809 gene encoding tubulin polyglutamylase TTLL6-like has translation MDSVVFRLGEKAPDIVREVCLERGWEEYREDECEEDGDGGWNLWWKTQGFTSSEYQTCRPWQRLNHFPKSSSITKKDGLARNLRRMKTSYGATMFDFFPQTFILPNEYKKFVAEFSKQEGDQESNYWICKPTEQSCGRGIFIFQDLRDLSYHCSVVVQKYIIKPFLISGYKFDLRLYVIVKSFHPFQLYIYHEGIVRFSTERFDMSKLNNRFSHLTNTTINKTGPQYSAVKESIGFGCKWTLSQLRVYLQKLNIDDRMLWHSITTIVILTLLSQVQDIPDDTSNCFEMFGFDILVDENLKPWLLEVNSSPALCKDCSQDDIVKRPLLNDILEILNFSEVDMRRGGVKENGVTKKKRYMKCHAPKNFHKPLYSKHVLQQSSKTGLNISAGGIESDLKTESKLREKGSLFQKNDEKERNSFQRCQMACSKVRYLSNKKRQSSSKEFLTASMDNWNDLVKLTSEKGNSKEEEEVPLEDFSKKEVSDCSKLVNDTRKDEKEQSSLSQEAEDEKEESLKSCLVEDEVVMKVPTDLSSLEQNRVEKSCCLCVHCYKSDMSFINSMKTFDNAPCHSRSTYSGHSSLPFSSKVPKKLVSRKKATFDTLKPRIGNCILVFPFNAATLKASQGKLDQKIVIAEIRKMLRAISREIKLSSTYASNNSKTLDDLSTPFWGYRSSLNSFYATLQLKIYQKAK, from the coding sequence ATGGATTCGGTTGTTTTTCGGCTTGGTGAAAAAGCACCAGACATCGTTAGAGAAGTATGTTTAGAAAGAGGCTGGGAAGAATACCGCGAAGATGAATGCGAGGAAGATGGAGATGGAGGCTGGAATTTGTGGTGGAAAACTCAAGGGTTTACCTCAAGTGAATATCAAACTTGTCGTCCCTGGCAACGCTTAAACCACTTTCCAAAATCTTCCAGTATCACTAAGAAAGATGGCCTGGCAAGGAATCTAAGACGAATGAAGACCTCCTATGGAGCTACcatgtttgatttttttcctcagACTTTTATTCTCCCAAACGAGTACAAAAAGTTTGTGGCTgaattttcaaagcaagaagGTGATCAGGAATCAAATTACTGGATATGTAAACCCACAGAGCAGTCTTGTGGAAGAgggatttttatttttcaagatTTGCGTGACCTATCTTATCACTGTTCTGTTGTTGTACAAAAGTACATAATCAAGCCGTTTCTTATTTCTGGCTATAAATTTGATCTACGTTTGTATGTGATTGTGAAGTCATTCCACCCTTTCCAGCTGTATATTTATCATGAAGGTATTGTGAGATTTAGCACAGAAAGATTTGATATGTCAAAACTGAACAATCGCTTTTCACATCTCACAAACACCACCATCAATAAGACTGGACCGCAGTATTCAGCTGTAAAGGAGAGCATTGGATTTGGCTGTAAATGGACGCTGAGCCAACTGCGAGTATATCTACAAAAGCTCAACATTGATGATCGCATGTTATGGCATAGCATAACCACAATCGTAATCCTCACTCTGTTGTCACAGGTTCAAGATATACCTGATGATACTTCCAACTGTTTTGAAATGTTTGGTTTTGACATTCTTGTCGATGAAAATCTGAAGCCTTGGCTCTTGGAAGTTAATTCCTCTCCTGCACTCTGTAAAGACTGTAGCCAGGATGACATAGTCAAGAGACCCTTGTTGAATGACATCctggaaattttaaatttcagtgaAGTAGATATGAGACGTGGAGGTGTCAAAGAGAATGGGGTgacgaagaagaagagataTATGAAGTGTCATGCCCCAAAAAACTTCCACAAACCTTTGTATTCAAAGCATGTTCTTCAGCAGAGTTCCAAAACTGGTTTGAATATTTCTGCTGGAGGAATTGAATCTGACCTGAAGACAGAAAGTAAATTAAGGGAGAAGGGTTCTTTGTTTCAGAAAAATgatgaaaaggaaaggaatTCATTTCAAAGATGCCAAATGGCATGCTCAAAAGTCAGGTATCTGTCAAACAAGAAAAGGCAAAGCTCATCAAAGGAATTTCTTACAGCATCAATGGACAACTGGAATGATCTTGTGAAATTAACTTCAGAAAAAGGAAACtctaaagaagaagaagaggttCCTTTGGAGGATTTTTCCAAAAAGGAAGTTTCTGATTGCAGTAAGCTTGTTAATGATACTAGAAAAGATGAGAAAGAACAGTCTTCTCTAAGTCAAGAAGCAGAAGATGAAAAGGAAGAATCATTGAAAAGTTGTCTTGTGGAAGATGAAGTCGTAATGAAAGTTCCAACTGACTTGTCATCACTTGAACAAAACAGGGTTGAAAAGTCCTGTTGTTTGTGTGTGCATTGTTACAAATCAGACATGTCATTTATTAACTCAATGAAAACATTTGATAATGCCCCTTGTCATTCAAGAAGCACATACTCAGGCCATTCATCTTTGCCATTTTCCTCAAAGGTCCCCAAGAAGCTTGTCAGCCGCAAAAAGGCAACTTTTGACACTTTAAAACCTCGGATAGGCAACTGCATTCTTGTGTTTCCTTTCAACGCTGCAACATTGAAGGCCAGTCAAGGAAAATTAGACCAGAAAATCGTGATTGCTGAGATAAGGAAAATGTTGAGAGCAATCAGTCGTGAGATAAAGTTGTCTTCAACATATGCTAGCAACAATAGTAAGACCCTGGATGATCTGTCAACACCATTTTGGGGTTATAGGTCATCATTGAATTCATTCTATGCTACTTTACAACTTAAGATTTATCAAAAAGCAAAGTAA